The DNA region TTTGTCCTGGATGGGGCTGAAAAAAACCAACTCGCAGCCCAGGCGTTCCAGGAGATCCAAGTTTTCCGCATACAGAAAACAGAACGCCTCATCCCGGGCTACGGCAAGCCTCAATCCGCCGCCTGTGGGTAATGGCGGGGATTCTGGCTGCCAATGCGAAGGACCGCCGGACAAGGTCGGGGGTTCTGGCTGCTGGAGCAAGGACTCACCGAGGAATACCGAAGGCGTTACCCGCCGGAGCTTAGGTCCACCGGGTAAGATCGGCAGATCCGGCGCGGAATCCGCCAAGGCCAGAAGGCTATCCACATCAATAGAATTTTCCGCCTGCCGCCCCAGGGCGAAAAGTTTTTCCTGTATCCCGGGGATCTCTGCTGCTGTGGTAAGCCCTAGGTGGCGGCTTTCAATTTGCCACGAAACATTGCGGGGCAGCCATCCGAAGGCCTCAAGGCCCACACTCTCAGTAATACGGCGCATATCCGGGTAGCGGGACTCATTGATCCCGTTGAAGATCACCCCCCGGATGCCGCTGTCCCCCCGGTAGTGAACAAACCCTTCCAGCAGGGCGCCCAAAGAATTCCCCATACCCCGGACATCGGCCACTAATACTGCGGGTGTTTTAGTCGCCTTGGTAACAGTATAAGGTGAAGCCTTGTCTGTGTTTGCTATACCATCGTAGTACCCCATTGCCCCTTCCAATAGTGATAGTGCGCGGATAACTTCGTTGCAGGTAGCGCTAATTTCTGAAGATCCGTATTCCGCAAGATGGGCTGCCAGTCTCTCATCTTCCATAAAGAAGGGGTCCAGGTTGTAAGCTTTTACTCCGGAGACGGAACGGTGAAACATGGGATCGATGTAGTCGGGGCC from Treponema primitia ZAS-2 includes:
- a CDS encoding cobyrinate a,c-diamide synthase, which gives rise to MRRLLITGTHSGCGKTTVACAVLAAFKARGLDVTAFKCGPDYIDPMFHRSVSGVKAYNLDPFFMEDERLAAHLAEYGSSEISATCNEVIRALSLLEGAMGYYDGIANTDKASPYTVTKATKTPAVLVADVRGMGNSLGALLEGFVHYRGDSGIRGVIFNGINESRYPDMRRITESVGLEAFGWLPRNVSWQIESRHLGLTTAAEIPGIQEKLFALGRQAENSIDVDSLLALADSAPDLPILPGGPKLRRVTPSVFLGESLLQQPEPPTLSGGPSHWQPESPPLPTGGGLRLAVARDEAFCFLYAENLDLLERLGCELVFFSPIQDKALPPDLQGLYLCGGYPELYTQTLSDNTSMREDIRRVINRGLPTIAECGGFLYLHETLDDYPMAAIISGKAWRTDRLQRFGYITLTAEQDNLLCKAGESIRSHEFHYWESDNSGDGFIAAKAGRENAYPCIHAGETLYAGFPHLYFLANPNFARSFVERMAAYKKSAAGVLP